DNA sequence from the Geobacter sp. AOG2 genome:
CAGGTCGCGCAACCTTTTCAGGGTGTCCAGAAGGCGCGCGTTGTCCCGTTGGTGCAGGCCGATGGAAGGTTCGTCCAGGATGTAGAGCACGCCCACCAGGGACGAGCCGATCTGGGTGGCCAGGCGGATGCGCTGCCCCTCGCCGCCGGAGAGGGTGCCCGAGGTGCGGTCCAGGGAGAGGTAGTCCAGCCCCACGTTCACCAAAAACGACAGGCGTTCGCGGATCTCCTTGAGGATGCGGCGGGCGATCTCCTTCTCCTTGTCGGAGAACTGCAACTCATCGAAGAAGGCCAGGCAGTCGCGGATGGAGTAGGCGGTGACGTCGCGGATGGTGCGCCCCCCCACCAGCACGTGCAGCGCTTCGGGCCGCAGGCGCGCCCCCTGGCAGGTGGGGCAGGGCATGACGTTCATGTACTTTTCCAGCTCTTCCCGGGAGGCGTCCGATTCGGTCTCGCGCCAGCGCCGCTCCAGGTTGTTCAGTACCCCTTCGAACTCCTTCTGGTAGGTATGGCGGCGTCCGCCGTCCTCTTCCCACCAGAACTCGATCTTCTTGCCCCCGGAGCCGTTCAGGATCACGTCCCTCACCTGTTCGGGCAGGTCCTTGAACGGGGCGCGGATGTCGAATTTGTACGCCTTGGCCAGGGCCTCCAGGATCAGGTGGAACCAGCCCGAGAGCCGTTTCTCCCACGGTGCGATGGCCCCTTCCCGCAGGGACAGTTCCGGGTTGGGGATCACCAGTTCGGCGTCGAAATACATGCGGGTGCCCAGGCCGGTGCAGTCCGGGCAGGCGCCGTGGGGGTTGTTGAAGGAAAAGAGCCGCGGGGTGATCTCCTGGTAGGAGAGGCCGCACTCCACGCAGGCCAGCTTTTCGGAGAAGATATGGGTCACCGGCTTTGGGGTTTTCCTGCCGCCGCCCTCGTCCGGCTCATCCGTGGCCGGCAGCACGGTCTCCACCTTCACCACCCCCTCGGCATGGTGCAGGGCGGTCTCCAGGGAGTCGGCCAGGCGGCGCTGAATCCCCTCCTTGACGACGATGCGGTCGATGACGATGTCGATGTCGTGTTTCTTCTTCTTGTCCAGTTCGATCTCTTCGGCCAATTCCCGCAGGGCCCCGTCGATGACGACCCTGGTGAAGCCCTCCTTGCGCAACTGGTTGAGTTCCTTCTTGTACTCCCCCTTGCGGCCGCGGATCATGGGGGCCAGCAGGGTCAGCTTGGCGCCGGCGGGCAGGGCCATGATCTGGTCCACCATCTGGGACACCGTCTGTGAGGTGATCTCCTTGCCGCAGGAGGTGCAGTGGGGATGGCCGACCCTGGCGAACAAAAGGCGCAGGTAGTCGTAGATCTCGGTGACCGTGCCGACGGTGGAGCGGGGGTTCTTGCTGGTGGTCTTCTGTTCGATGGAGATGGCCGGGGAGAGCCCTTCGATGGACTCCACGTCCGGTTTTTCCATCTGTTCCAGGAACTGGCGGGCGTAGGCCGAGAGGGATTCCACGTAGCGGCGCTGCCCCTCGGCGTAGATGGTGTCGAAGGCCAGGGTGGATTTGCCCGAGCCGGAGATGCCGGTGATGACGACGAGCTGGTCCCGCGGGATTTCAACATCGATGCACTTGAGGTTGTGTTCGCAGGCGCCTTTGACGATTATGCTGGAGTGGGCCATGGGTCAGTATTTCAGTCCGTTCTCGAGGATTTTGGTGATCTCTTCGGCCCTGACCGGACGGGAGAACAGGTAGCCCTGCATCTCGGCGCAGTTGCGGGAAGAGAGAAATTCCATCAAGGGGCGCGTTTCGACTCCTTCGGCGGTAACGCTCAGCTTGAGGGTGTGGGCCATGGAGATGATGATCTCCACGATGGCGGCATCGTCCGGGTTGATGGCGATGTCCCGCACGAACATGCGGTCGATCTTGAGCCGGTTGATGGGGAAGTGCTTCAAATAGGAGAGGGACGAGTAGCCGGTGCCGAAATCGTCGATGGCCAGGCTGATGCCCATGTCCTTGAGCCTGTGCAGCATGCGGGTGTTGCTGTCCGGGTTCTTCATGATGGTGCTCTCGGTGATCTCCAGTTCCAGCCAATTGGGATCGAGCCCGCTTTCCAGCAGGATGGCGGCGACGATATCGTCCAGGTTCTTCTGGGCGAACTGCTTGGCCGACAGGTTGACCGCCATGCGCATGGGAGCAAACCCCTGCTGCTGCCAGGATTTCGCCTGGAAACAGGCGGTACGCAGGACCCATTCCCCGATGGGGATGATAAGGCCGGTTTCTTCCGCCAGATAGATGAACTTGTCCGGGAGGATCACCCCCAGGTCGGGGTGGTTCCACCGGATAAGCGCCTCCAGCCCTATGATCGTGCCGGTGCGGGTATTCACCTGGGGCTGGTACAGGAGGAAGAGGTCCCCGCGTTCCAGGGCCTTGCGCAGGGAGTTCTCCAGCATCATCCGCTCCAGCACCTTGATATTCATCTCGCTGGAGAAGAACTGGAAGTTGTTGCCGTCCCGCTCCTTGGCCTGGTACATGGCCTGGTCGGCATGTTTGAGCAGGGTGGCCCCGTCCTCCCCGTCCATGGGGTAGAGGGCGATGCCGATGCTGCCGGTGGTGTAGATCTCATGGCCGTCGATGAAGATCGGTTCCGAGATCAGCCCCAGGATCTTCTTGGTGACGGCGGTGACGACCTCTTCGCTGGAGACCCCCATCAGGACGATGGCGAACTCGTCGCCGCCGATGCGGGCCAGGGTGTCGGTCTCGCGGACGCAGGCCTTGAGGCGTTTGGCGATGGTCTTGAGCAGCTTGTCGCCGGCCCGGTGGCCCAGGGTCTCGTTGATCCCCTTGAAGCGGTCCAGGTCGAGGAACAGCACGCCGACCATCTGGCGGTCCCGCACGGCCTGGGCGATGGCGTGCCTGAGCCGGTCATGGAGCAGGGTCCGGTTGGGAAGGCTGGTCAGGGTGTCGTAGTTGATCAGTTGCTGGATCTCGTTCTCGGCCCTGATGCGGGCCGTGATGTCGAGGGTCGTGCCGGAGACGAGCTGCGCCCTTCCTTCGCCGTCGCGTTCCACCTCGGCCTGGCTGTTGACGACCAGTTCGTCGCCGTTCTGCGATTTGATGCGGTAGATCAGGCTGAATGGCTGGCATTGCCGCGCCGCGCTGTTGATGACCTTTTTGAAGGCCGCCTGGTCCGCCTCGTTGATGAGGTCGATGAACCAGTCCATCTCCACGTGCGCCGGGTCGCCGGGGGTGAATCCCAGGATGCGGTACAACTCGTCGGACCAGTAGGTTTCCCCGGTCAGGGGATTCCATTCCCAACTCCCCATGCGGGCGATCTTTTGGGCCCGCGCCAGGCGGGTTTCGCTCTGGCGCAGGGATTCTTCGGCGCGCCGCAGCCGTTCGCGGGTTTCGGCATCGTACAGGGTGCGCAGGACCGCCGCGGGCAGGCGGTCCAGAAAGCTGGTGTCTTTCAGCAGGTAGTCGCAGGCGCCGGTCTTCATCATCTGGACCGCCAGGAGGGCGTCGTCCCGTCCGGTGACCATGATGAACGGCACGGACAGCCCCCGGCCGGAGAT
Encoded proteins:
- the uvrA gene encoding excinuclease ABC subunit UvrA, producing MAHSSIIVKGACEHNLKCIDVEIPRDQLVVITGISGSGKSTLAFDTIYAEGQRRYVESLSAYARQFLEQMEKPDVESIEGLSPAISIEQKTTSKNPRSTVGTVTEIYDYLRLLFARVGHPHCTSCGKEITSQTVSQMVDQIMALPAGAKLTLLAPMIRGRKGEYKKELNQLRKEGFTRVVIDGALRELAEEIELDKKKKHDIDIVIDRIVVKEGIQRRLADSLETALHHAEGVVKVETVLPATDEPDEGGGRKTPKPVTHIFSEKLACVECGLSYQEITPRLFSFNNPHGACPDCTGLGTRMYFDAELVIPNPELSLREGAIAPWEKRLSGWFHLILEALAKAYKFDIRAPFKDLPEQVRDVILNGSGGKKIEFWWEEDGGRRHTYQKEFEGVLNNLERRWRETESDASREELEKYMNVMPCPTCQGARLRPEALHVLVGGRTIRDVTAYSIRDCLAFFDELQFSDKEKEIARRILKEIRERLSFLVNVGLDYLSLDRTSGTLSGGEGQRIRLATQIGSSLVGVLYILDEPSIGLHQRDNARLLDTLKRLRDLGNTVLVVEHDEETILEADHLIDMGPGAGVHGGEVVAQGTPAEVMKNPDSLTGRYLSGELSIPVPKKRRKGVKHLKIVGASENNLKNVDVEIPLGVMTCVTGVSGSGKSTLVIDTLHKVLSQRLYRSREKAGAVKDIRGLEHLDKVINIDQSPIGRTPRSNPATYTGVFGDIRDLFSNLPESKLRGYKPGRYSFNVKGGRCEACSGDGIIKIEMHFLPDVYVECEVCKGARYNRETLEVLYKGKSIAQVLDMTVSQALEFMGAIPRIKNKLKTLEEVGLGYIKLGQSATTLSGGEAQRVKLAKELSRRATGRTIYILDEPTTGLHFEDIRKLLEVIQRLVDTGNTIVIIEHNLDVIKTADHIIDLGPEGGDRGGEIIASGTPEQVAKVTRSYTGQYLRKML
- a CDS encoding bifunctional diguanylate cyclase/phosphodiesterase, translating into MTGSPHTIKAGSTILIIEDDIAFAELTSATVQEHGFKAIVAASGREAMELLAATIPSLIILDYSLPDMTGIAILEQISGRGLSVPFIMVTGRDDALLAVQMMKTGACDYLLKDTSFLDRLPAAVLRTLYDAETRERLRRAEESLRQSETRLARAQKIARMGSWEWNPLTGETYWSDELYRILGFTPGDPAHVEMDWFIDLINEADQAAFKKVINSAARQCQPFSLIYRIKSQNGDELVVNSQAEVERDGEGRAQLVSGTTLDITARIRAENEIQQLINYDTLTSLPNRTLLHDRLRHAIAQAVRDRQMVGVLFLDLDRFKGINETLGHRAGDKLLKTIAKRLKACVRETDTLARIGGDEFAIVLMGVSSEEVVTAVTKKILGLISEPIFIDGHEIYTTGSIGIALYPMDGEDGATLLKHADQAMYQAKERDGNNFQFFSSEMNIKVLERMMLENSLRKALERGDLFLLYQPQVNTRTGTIIGLEALIRWNHPDLGVILPDKFIYLAEETGLIIPIGEWVLRTACFQAKSWQQQGFAPMRMAVNLSAKQFAQKNLDDIVAAILLESGLDPNWLELEITESTIMKNPDSNTRMLHRLKDMGISLAIDDFGTGYSSLSYLKHFPINRLKIDRMFVRDIAINPDDAAIVEIIISMAHTLKLSVTAEGVETRPLMEFLSSRNCAEMQGYLFSRPVRAEEITKILENGLKY